Proteins from one Malaya genurostris strain Urasoe2022 chromosome 2, Malgen_1.1, whole genome shotgun sequence genomic window:
- the LOC131427426 gene encoding G1/S-specific cyclin-E isoform X2: MLSLLFVIDYILDIENQRPSKRHAVERRSPIAASSAPVMPVPSVVSSAASSHSASSITIHSSEYTSDTQSSSDCYSTTAEFDTFPLTSPPSVNSNILSPSCDGSRGSWNTKGDTTPHGNRKSSSHHLQHSDNSSSNNRCSESRIPSLPCCVTPSSELRTCPLPKFSWADSNDVFKLMCRKDEKASLEREPNMFDQHPGLQPRMRAILLDWLIEVCEVYKLHRETYYLAVDYIDRYLSRKKEQKKTHLQLLGITSLFVAAKVEEIYPPKIGEFAYVTDGACSEEDILQEELLLLSELQWSINPVTVMGWLGLYLQVNVTSRQSEMVPVYSGSGRKQQYQQQSAKAQIDQKSSESFIYPQFSGMEFAQTAQLIDLCSLDVGLANFPYSVIAAAAISHTFDRKTAISLSGLDWDAIAPCARWMEPYFLVICDENEISPLALLETQEQVKASFGLAHVCPNLVTDSSHIIQTHTTSLDMFDRATLRREQMEALACIIQQEASPAPLLDPEGLLTPPASSRKSLDSNNPTNPHEIENSAVCAKT, encoded by the exons ATGCTTTCATTGTTGTTTGTCATTGATTATATTCTA GACATAGAAAACCAACGGCCCTCCAAAAGGCATGCAGTCGAGCGGCGTTCACCGATCGCGGCCTCGTCGGCTCCAGTCATGCCAGTGCCCAGCGTGGTCAGCTCGGCAGCATCCAGCCACAGTGCCAGCAGCATCACCATCCACAGTAGCGAGTACACTTCGGATACGCAAAGTTCCTCCGATTGCTATTCGACGACGGCCGAGTTTGACACGTTCCCCTTAACTTCACCACCATCTGTAAATAGCAACATCCTCAGTCCTTCCTGTGATGGATCCCGCGGTAGTTGGAACACCAAGGGTGACACGACGCCTCACGGCAATCGAAAATCCTCTTCACATCATCTGCAGCATAGTGATAATAGCAGTAGTAACAATAGATGTAGTGAATCTCGTATTCCCTCCCTGCCATGCTGTGTAACACCGTCCTCAGAGCTACGAACCTGTCCGTTGCCGAAGTTTTCTTGGGCCGATTCCAACGATGTGTTCAAGCTCATGTGCCGTAAGGACGAAAAGGCTTCTCTCGAACGGGAGCCAAATATGTTCGATCAACATCCAG GACTCCAACCACGGATGCGAGCGATCCTACTAGACTGGCTGATCGAAGTGTGTGAAGTCTACAAACTACATCGTGAAACGTACTATTTGGCGGTGGATTACATTGACCGATACTTGAGTCGAAAGAAGGAACAGAAAAAGACTCATCTGCAACTGCTTGGTATTACATCGCTCTTTGTAGCAGCCAAG GTCGAAGAAATTTATCCCCCTAAAATCGGCGAGTTTGCGTACGTGACGGATGGTGCCTGTTCTGAGGAAGATATTCTACAAGAGGAGCTGCTGTTACTAAGTGAACTTCAATGGAGCATCAATCCAGTGACTGTGATGGGTTGGCTGGGACTGTACCTGCAAGTTAATGTCACCAGCAGGCAGTCGGAAATGGTACCGGTGTACAGCGGAAGTGGTCGAAAGCAGCAATATCAACAACAGTCGGCGAAGGCGCAAATCGATCAGAAATCCTCCGAATCGTTCATATATCCTCAGTTCTCCGGGATGGAGTTTGCTCAAACCGCTCAGCTGATAGATCTTTGCTCACTGGACGTAGGTCTGGCAAATTTCCCCTATTCTGTGATTGCGGCGGCTGCGATTAGCCACACTTTCGATAG aaaaactgcCATTTCCCTGTCTGGTCTGGACTGGGATGCAATCGCGCCATGCGCCAGATGGATGGAACCGTACTTTCTGGTAATTTgcgatgaaaatgaaatctcaCCACTGGCACTGCTCGAGACACAAGAGCAGGTCAAAGCTAGCTTTGGCTTGGCACATGTTTGCCCAAACCTTGTAACCGATAGTTCTCATATCATTCAAACACACACCACTTCGTTGGATATGTTC GATCGAGCAACGCTTCGTCGTGAGCAAATGGAAGCTCTGGCTTGTATAATACAGCAGGAAGCATCCCCGGCACCGCTGCTGGATCCAGAAGGTCTACTAACCCCCCCAGCCTCGAGTCGCAAATCTCTCGATTCAAACAACCCAACAAATCCACACGAGATAGAGAACAGTGCAGTCTGCGCAAAGACTTGA
- the LOC131427426 gene encoding G1/S-specific cyclin-E isoform X1: protein MDLHSYEDASKSSSSDISSETRTRHGRKRKYISNGDTDIENQRPSKRHAVERRSPIAASSAPVMPVPSVVSSAASSHSASSITIHSSEYTSDTQSSSDCYSTTAEFDTFPLTSPPSVNSNILSPSCDGSRGSWNTKGDTTPHGNRKSSSHHLQHSDNSSSNNRCSESRIPSLPCCVTPSSELRTCPLPKFSWADSNDVFKLMCRKDEKASLEREPNMFDQHPGLQPRMRAILLDWLIEVCEVYKLHRETYYLAVDYIDRYLSRKKEQKKTHLQLLGITSLFVAAKVEEIYPPKIGEFAYVTDGACSEEDILQEELLLLSELQWSINPVTVMGWLGLYLQVNVTSRQSEMVPVYSGSGRKQQYQQQSAKAQIDQKSSESFIYPQFSGMEFAQTAQLIDLCSLDVGLANFPYSVIAAAAISHTFDRKTAISLSGLDWDAIAPCARWMEPYFLVICDENEISPLALLETQEQVKASFGLAHVCPNLVTDSSHIIQTHTTSLDMFDRATLRREQMEALACIIQQEASPAPLLDPEGLLTPPASSRKSLDSNNPTNPHEIENSAVCAKT from the exons GACATAGAAAACCAACGGCCCTCCAAAAGGCATGCAGTCGAGCGGCGTTCACCGATCGCGGCCTCGTCGGCTCCAGTCATGCCAGTGCCCAGCGTGGTCAGCTCGGCAGCATCCAGCCACAGTGCCAGCAGCATCACCATCCACAGTAGCGAGTACACTTCGGATACGCAAAGTTCCTCCGATTGCTATTCGACGACGGCCGAGTTTGACACGTTCCCCTTAACTTCACCACCATCTGTAAATAGCAACATCCTCAGTCCTTCCTGTGATGGATCCCGCGGTAGTTGGAACACCAAGGGTGACACGACGCCTCACGGCAATCGAAAATCCTCTTCACATCATCTGCAGCATAGTGATAATAGCAGTAGTAACAATAGATGTAGTGAATCTCGTATTCCCTCCCTGCCATGCTGTGTAACACCGTCCTCAGAGCTACGAACCTGTCCGTTGCCGAAGTTTTCTTGGGCCGATTCCAACGATGTGTTCAAGCTCATGTGCCGTAAGGACGAAAAGGCTTCTCTCGAACGGGAGCCAAATATGTTCGATCAACATCCAG GACTCCAACCACGGATGCGAGCGATCCTACTAGACTGGCTGATCGAAGTGTGTGAAGTCTACAAACTACATCGTGAAACGTACTATTTGGCGGTGGATTACATTGACCGATACTTGAGTCGAAAGAAGGAACAGAAAAAGACTCATCTGCAACTGCTTGGTATTACATCGCTCTTTGTAGCAGCCAAG GTCGAAGAAATTTATCCCCCTAAAATCGGCGAGTTTGCGTACGTGACGGATGGTGCCTGTTCTGAGGAAGATATTCTACAAGAGGAGCTGCTGTTACTAAGTGAACTTCAATGGAGCATCAATCCAGTGACTGTGATGGGTTGGCTGGGACTGTACCTGCAAGTTAATGTCACCAGCAGGCAGTCGGAAATGGTACCGGTGTACAGCGGAAGTGGTCGAAAGCAGCAATATCAACAACAGTCGGCGAAGGCGCAAATCGATCAGAAATCCTCCGAATCGTTCATATATCCTCAGTTCTCCGGGATGGAGTTTGCTCAAACCGCTCAGCTGATAGATCTTTGCTCACTGGACGTAGGTCTGGCAAATTTCCCCTATTCTGTGATTGCGGCGGCTGCGATTAGCCACACTTTCGATAG aaaaactgcCATTTCCCTGTCTGGTCTGGACTGGGATGCAATCGCGCCATGCGCCAGATGGATGGAACCGTACTTTCTGGTAATTTgcgatgaaaatgaaatctcaCCACTGGCACTGCTCGAGACACAAGAGCAGGTCAAAGCTAGCTTTGGCTTGGCACATGTTTGCCCAAACCTTGTAACCGATAGTTCTCATATCATTCAAACACACACCACTTCGTTGGATATGTTC GATCGAGCAACGCTTCGTCGTGAGCAAATGGAAGCTCTGGCTTGTATAATACAGCAGGAAGCATCCCCGGCACCGCTGCTGGATCCAGAAGGTCTACTAACCCCCCCAGCCTCGAGTCGCAAATCTCTCGATTCAAACAACCCAACAAATCCACACGAGATAGAGAACAGTGCAGTCTGCGCAAAGACTTGA